GCGAGTGGGAGGGAAGCGCGGTTCCCATCCCCGCCCCGGCAAGCAGCGCAGCTGTGTATACTCCCAGCTGCGCGCGCTCAAGCTGCTCTCGCGACAGCCGCTTCACTTCTCTTCCGCCAGCGCGATCATCTGGGCCTCTCCCCGCTTGCGCGGCGGGAGCTGATGGACGGGTTCATCCTTGACGAGAGATTGTGAGGGGGGGTAGAGTGACTGCGCCGGCACGCCATCACCCGGGAGGACACGCAAGGAGAGCGGTGACTGCGCCGATCCGTGTTTTGATCGCCGACGATCATCAACTGGTCGCCCAGGCGCTGCGCGACGTTCTCAGCCATGAGCCGGATTTGGAGGTGGTGGGGGTTGCGTACGACGGCGAGAGCGCTATCCGCGAAGCCGCACGTCTCCAGCCGGACGTTGTGCTCATGGACATCCAGATGCCGGGGCGGGATGGGGTCGCTGCCACGCGCGAGATCCGGGCCGCTCGCCCCGAAACGAAAGTGGTGATGCTGACGGCGACGGAGCGCAGCCGGGCGGTCCTCGACGCCGTCGATGCCGGGGCGAGCGGGTTCATCCAGAAGGAAAATGCCCTTGAAGATGTCATCGGCGCGGTGCGTGCTGCCCACCAGGGCGAGATGCTGCTTGCTGGCCCCCGCCTCCGCCGGTTGCTCGCCGACCTCCGCGAGCGGCATCGGCGAGGCAATGGCGGCGCGCCGCCGGTGCGCTTGACCGAACGTGAGCTCGAAGTGCTGCAAGAACTGGCCGCCGGCAACGACGCAGCGACAATCGCAGAAAAACTGGTCATCAGCCCGCATACCTTGCGGACGCACTTCCAGAACATCATGCATAAATTCAATGCGCATTCGAAGCTGGAAGTGCTCACCCTTGCCATTCGTCATGGGTTGATCGACGTCCCCCGCTCCTGACTGCTAGAACGCGATCAAGAAGACGAGATCGTTCACATTCGTGCGCGTCGCGCCGAGCCGAATGTGGCCGCCGACCGCCGCGAAGAAGGCGTAGGAGTCGTTGCTCGCGAGCGCTGCGGCAGCATCGACCCCCTGCGCTGCTGCCCGCGCCGCTGTCTCGCCGTCGACCCAGGCGCCGGCAACGTCGGTCGGCCCGTCGCGGCCGTCGGTGCCGATGCTCGCGAGCAGGACGCCCGGGATGCCGGCGAGGCCGAGTGCTGCGCCGAGTGCCAGCTCCTGGTTGCGGCCGCCCCGTCCCGTGCCGCGGACGGTCACGGTCGTCTCGCCGCCAGCGACAAGACAGCACGGCGGCGGCAAGGGCGCGCCGCTCGCCCGCGCCTCGCGCAGCACGCTTGCGAGGACGCGTCCGGCAGCGCTCGCTTCTCCTTCGAGCGATGTCGTCAGCAGCAGCGTTGCAAACCCTGCCTCTTTGGCGGCGCGGCAGGCGGCCTGCGCCGCAAGCCGGTTGTCGGCGATAACGGCGGTGCGCGCCTTCGCGAAAGCAGGGTCAGCAGCGGTGAGCGGCGGCGCTCCCTGTCCGGCCGCACCACGGCGGATCCGGTCCACGACGCGGGGCGGCAGTGCCTCCTCGAGCCGGTAGCGCGCCACAACCTCGGCCGCCTCCTGCCAGGTCGACTGGTCGGGGACGGTGGGACCTGAGGCGATAACATCGAGGGGGCTGCCGATCACGTCGGAGATCACCAGCCCAATGAGCGTCGCCGGCGCAGCGGCGCGTGCCAGTCCGCCGCCCTTGACGCGGTCCAAGCGCTTGCGGACGGCGTTCACCGCCGCGATCGGCGCGCCCGAGCGCAAGAGCGCCTCGGTCGTCACGACGAGGTCGCTCAGCTCAAGACCGTCGTCCGGCGCGACGAGCAGCGCCGAGCCTCCCCCCGAAATGAGCGCGATCACAAGGTCGCGCTCATCGGCACCGGCGAGCAGGCTGAGGATCTCGGCGGTGGCGTGCAGTCCGGCTGCATCGGGGACCGGATGGCCGGCTTCGCGGACGGTGATCGGCCCCGCCGGGGCGGCGTAGCCGGAGGGCACGATCACCACGCCTTCGACTGGTCGGGGCGCAAGCAGGTCGGCGACGGCAGCCGCCATCGGCGCAGCCGCCTTGCCCGCGCCGACCACGAGGATACGCCGCACGCTGCGCAGCGGAAGCAGCAGCGACCCGAAGGCGAGCGTCTCGCGCCGGACCGAGAGCGCCCGCTGCACCGCCGCTGCCGGGTCGGCGGCGGCGAGCGCCGCTTGGATAAGGGTGCTGAGGATGGCCGGCGGCTGCCTCGGCGCCGGACGAGAAGATGCGCTCATTCCTTGAAAGATACGTCAGCGTGCAGGGTGTCTGCTGGCAGGACAGGCCCGGGCCGCGTCAGGAGGGCAGCGACCGGGAAGGAGCGGCTCAGCCCTCACCGCTCCGGTAGGAACGCCGCCGCCGGCAGGTCGCGCTGGCCCGCCGCTCCCGGCGCTGCCGCGGGTAGCCGCGCGTCATCAGCTGTCGTGACGGGACAGCGGCGAATGATCGCTGACGTGAATAGCGGACGGCGCTGTTTACGCGAAGGCCGGTTTGTGTGAAGAGCGCATCGTCCTGCCGCGCGCCGTCGGGTGCTGACCGCCCGTGACTGCGCTGCCGCCTTTTCGAGCCGGGCGCGTTTCACGACCTGCCGCGTTCTCCTTAGGTGACGGAAACCGCGTGGTAATCGACTGCGCTCGCGATGGTGAGCAGGCCAAATTCTGGCGCTTGCGCGTGGTTGTCGCTCTCGCTAGAATTCATGCAGACTGTCTGACGAAATTGAGGAGCAGATGGCCCCGCGTGCCTATCAGCTTGGGCGGCGCGAAGCCGTCGTCCACGAGACGCGCCAGAAAGTGATCGCGGCGGCGCGCGCGATGATCGTCGAAGAGGGCGTGCTTGGCACGAGCCTCGGCGAAGTGGCGCGCCGGGCCGATGTCGCCCGGGCAACCGTCTACTACCAGTTCGGCAGCCGACGGGGGCTGCTCGAAGCGGTGCTCGACGACGCGCTCTCGCGCGCCGAGGGACGCTCCCTCGCCGCCGCCTATGGCCGGCCCGACCCGGCGGAGGCGGTCGTCGCCGTGCTCCAGGAGGTAGCGCGCTTCTGGGCCGCGGAGTTTCCGATCTTCCGCGCGGTGCTTCCGTTCGCCGCCGTCGACCCCGACGTGGGCGCGATCGTCGCCGGTCACGCCGGCGCGCGCGAGGCGATCTTGTGGGGGCTGGTGCGTCGGCTGGAGGCAGCCGGCCGGATCAAGTCGGGCGTTTCGGTCGAGCGCGTCTACGACACCCTCTGGCTGTTGACCAGCTTTGCCGCGTTCCACGAGCTGCACGCCATTCGCGGCCGCGCTCCCGCGGAGGTCGCCGCGTGTCTCGTGCGGCTCGCAGCAGCTGTTGTCGATCTCGAAGAGCCGCAAGAAGCGCCGCAGTAAGAAGGGAGGGTCACAGGCGATGGAGATCGGGATCTTTCAGCTTCTCTCGCAGCCGGAGGGCGTCAGCGACCGCGAGGTGATCGAGCAGGCGCTCTGGGAGGTCGATTTCGCCGAGGCAAACGGCTTCCACACCGTCTGGGTGACCGAGCATCACCTCTCGGAGTATGGGATGATCGGCTCGCCCTCGGTCTATGCTGCTGCGGTCGCCCAGCGGACGCGCCGCCTCCGGATCGGCTACGGCGTCGCCGTCGTGCCGCTCCATCACCCGATCCGGCTCGCCGAGGAGATCGCGTGGGTCGACCAGTTGAGCGAAGGCCGCCTCTGGGTCGGCGTTGGGCCAGGCTTCAGCCCCTACGAGTTTGAAGCGTTCGGCGTCCCGCTCGAGGAGCGGAATGCCCGCCTCGAGGAAGGCGTCGCCATCCTGCAAGGGCTGCTGGCGAACGAGGCGTTCTCCTTCCAGGGCCGCTTCTGGCACTTCCCGGAGGTGCGGCTGAAGCCGCGGCCCTACACCACGCCCCATCCGCCGTTCATGCTCGCCTCGTCCGGCGAAGAATCGCTCCGGCGCGCCGCGCGGCTCGGACTGCCGGCGCTCATCGGCTTCCGCCCGAACGAGGAGCTGGCAGCGCGCATTGCGACCTACCGCCAGATCCGCGCCGAACTCGGCGTCCCCGAGGAGCGTCTCCGCGAAGAAGTGCGGCAGCTCGGCGTTCTGCGGCGGGTGCACGTCGCCGACAGCGATGAGGAGGCGATGGCTGACATCGTGCCGCCGCTGCTCTGGTATACCGTGACCGGGCTGCGCATCCACCGCCCCAACGCCCCCGTCGCGATCGACCCGAAGACCGGGTCGCGGCTCGGCATCTACGTTCCGCCGCAGACCGGCTCGCTGCCCGACGGCTCGGCCGCGCCGGCGCTGCCCACGCCGGAGGAGGTGATCCGCCACAGCGAGGGCGGCATGATCGCGGGCACGCCGGAGACGGTGCTGCGCCAGCTGCGCGAATTGCAGGCGCTCGGCGTCGGCCATGTCATCGCGTGGATGAACTTCGGCAACCTCCCGTACGCCAAGGTGCGCCGCTCGATGGAGCTGTTCGCGCGCGAGGTGCTGCCTGCCCTCGCCGCGAGCGAGGCTGCCGCCCGCTGATCTATCCTCCCGGCATGGAGCGCCGGATCACCGACGCCTTGCGCGCTCTTGTTGGAGCGGATGGCGTGCTCACCGCTCCCGAGTCGCTGCGCCCCTACGAGGCGGACGCGCTGAATGCCTATCGCGCCCGTCCCGGCGTGGTCGTCCTGCCTGAGACGGCGGAGCAGGTCCAAGCGGTCGTCCGCCTCTGTCACCGCGAGCGCCTTCCTTTCGTCGCCCGCGGCAGCGGCACTGGCCTCTCGGGTGGGGCGGTGCCGGTCGCAGACGGCGTGCTGATCAGCCTTGCTCGCATGAACCGGATCCTCGCCGTCGACCTCGACAACGGCCGGGTCGTCGTCCAACCGGGCGTCATCAACCTCGAGGTCTCGCGCCGCGTCGCCGGCGCCGGCCTGTTCTACGCGCCCGACCCCTCTAGCCAGCAGGTCTGCACGATCGGCGGCAATGTCGCCGAGAACAGCGGCGGCGCGCACTGCCTGAAGTACGGCTTCACTGTCAACCATGTCCTCGGCGTTAAGCTCGTCCTCCCCGACGGTGAGCTGGTGACGCTCGGCGGCGCGACCCTCCAGCATCCCGGCTACGACCTTCTCGGCGTCGTCGTCGGTGCCGAGGGCACGCTCGGCGTCGTCGTCGAGGCGACGCTCCGTCTCCTCCGCCTGCCGGAGGCGATCCAGCTGGTGATGGCCGCCTTCGCCACGACCGACGAGGCCGGAGCGGCGGTCTCGGCGATCATCGCCGCCGGCATCCTTCCGGCCGCGGTCGAGATGATGGACCATCTTGCGATTGTCGCCACCGACGACGCCGTCCATGCCGGCTATCCGCGCGATGCCGGAGCGCTCCTCCTTGTCGAGCTCGACGGCGCGCCGGTCGAAGTGGCGGGCGAGGTAGACGAAGTCGCCGCTCTCTGCCGCGCCCACGGCGCGAGCGAGGTCCGGGTCGCTGCCACGGCCGAGGAGCGTGCCCGCTTCTGGAAGGGGCGCAAGGCGGCGTTGCCGGCGATGGGCCGCCTCAGCCCGGCGTATTATGTTCAGGACGGCGTCGTGCCGCGGACCGCGCTCCCGGCGGTGCTGCGCCAAATCGCGGCGCTTGCCGCCGAGGCGGGGCTGCGGGTGGCGAACGTCTTCCACGCCGGCGACGGCAACCTGCACCCGCTCGTCCTCTTCGACCCTGCCGTGCCGGGCGAGAGCGAGCGGGCGATCGAGCTCGCCGGGCGCATTCTCCTCGCCTGCATCGAGGCCGGCGGCAGCATCACCGGCGAGCACGGCGTCGGGCTCGACAAGAAGGCGTATCTGCCGAAGATGTTCGCCGAAGCCGACCTCGATACGATGGGGCGGCTGCGCTGCGCCTTCGACCCCATCAATCTGAGCAACCCGGGCAAGGTCTTCCCGACGCCGCGGCTGTGCGGCGAGCGCCCCGGCCCCTACCGGCCGCATCCGCTTGTCGAAGCCGGGCTGGCGGAGCTGTTTTGACCGGCGCGCTCGACCTCCTCGACCGCTTCATCCCCGGCCGGGTCCGGGCGGCGGCAGCGGAGGATGCGATCGACGGCGTGCCGATGCGCGCGGTTGCCGCGCCGACGACGGTCGATGCCGTTGCCAAGACGCTGGCGTGGGCGAACGAGAGCGGCGAGGCGGTCTTCCCGCGCGGCGGCGGCGCGCGGCTCGGCTGGGGGCGGCCGCCGGCACGGAGCGGCATCGTGCTCGCCCTCGATGGCCTTGCCTCGATCATCGAACACGCCTGGGCCGACCTGACAGTGACAGCGCAGGCCGGCGTGACGCTCGCTGCTTTGCAGGCGGCGCTTGCCGAGCGCGGCCAGCGGCTGGCGCTCGACCCGCCGTGGCCAGCGGAGACAACTGTCGGCGGCCTGATCGCGGCCGACGACAGCGGCCCGCTGCGCTTCCGCTTCGGCGGCGTCCGCGACCTCCTGCTCGGGGTCACCGTCGTCCGCGCCGACGGCATCGTGGCCCGCGGCGGCAGCAAGGTGGTGAAGAACGTCGCCGGCTACGACCTGCCGAAGCTGTTCACCGGCGCGCTCGGCACCCTCGGCGTCGTCGTCGAAGCGACCTTCCGCCTCCATCCGCTGCCGCGGCGCGAGACGACGCTCGTCTACCAGACGGCCGCGCCTACCGACCTCCTTCTTCGCGTCCTGCGCTCTCGCGCCAGTCCGGTCGCTCTTTCGGCGACGATCCTCGGCCGCGCTGGCCGGCTGCTGGTGCGGCTTGCCGGCAGCGAGGCGGGCGTGCGCGACCAGGTCGCCCGCGTCGTCGATGCCGCCGGCGCGCCGAGCGACCGCCTCGAAGGCGAACTCGCCGCCACCGCTTGGCGGGATGCCGTCACCCTTCCGTGGACGGGCTGCGAGCCGGCGGCCGTGGTGCGCGTCTCGGTCCTGCCGAGCGAGATCCCGGCGCTCGTGGCTGCGGCGGCGGCGAGCGGGCTGCCGGCCGCTGGCATCATCCATGCCCACGGCCTCGGCTGTCTCCGCCTCGAAGGAGAGCCGGAGGCGCTCCATGAAGCGGTGGGCGCCCTCCGCGCTCGGCTCGCGCCGCGCGACGGCACGCTCGTCGTCCTCGCCGCTCCGCAGGCAGTGAAGGCGCGGCTGGATGTCTGGGGCATCCCGCCGGACGTCCTGCCGCTGATGCGGCGCGTGCGCGAGCAGTTCGACCCGAACGCCATCCTCAATCCGGGGCGGCTCGTCCCGCTGGACGCAGCATGAGCGGCGCGGCCGGTCCCGGCTTCGACCCGCACCGCCCGCCGGAGCGGCGGCTGATCGGCGAGTGCGTCCATTGCGGCTTCTGCCTCCCGACCTGCCCGACCTATCTCCTCTGGGGCCTCGAGCCGGACTCTCCGCGCGGCCGGATCGACCTGATGGCCGGCGTGCTGGACGGCGCGATCGGCCTCACGCCGGCAACGGTGGCGCATTTCGATCAGTGCCTCGGCTGCCTCGCCTGCGTCACTGCCTGCCCGTCCGGCGTCCAGTACGGCCGGCTGATCGAGCGCGCGCGCGCCCAGATCGAGCGCAACGCGCCCCGCTCCCGCGCCGACCGCCTCTTCCGTGCGGCGATCTTCCTCCTCTTCCCCCATCCGGGGCGGCTGCGGGCGCTCCTGCCGCTGCTGCGCGCCTACCAAGCGAGCGGGCTGCGCGCCCTCCTCGACCGCAGCGGGCTGCTCGCCCGGCTGCCCGAGCGGCTGCAGGCGATGGAGTCGCTGCTCCCGCCCGTGCCGGCGCGGATCGAGCCGCTGCCTCGCCGGACCCCGCCGGCGCGCGTGCTGCGGCTGCGCGTTGGGCTGCTCGTCGGCTGTGTCCAGCGCATCTTCTTCGGCGAGGTGAACGCCGCAACAGCACGGGTGCTGGCCGCCGAGGGCTGCGAAGTGATCGTCCCGGCGCAGGGCTGCTGCGGCGCTCTTGAGCTCCACGCCGGCCGCGATGCTGCTGCGCGCGCCCGCGCGCGGCGGCTGATTGCCGCGTTCGAGCGCGCCGGCGTTGATCGGGTGGTGGTGAATGCCGCCGGCTGCGGCTCGACGCTGAAGGAGTACGGCGAGTTGTTGGCCGACGAGCCGCGCTGGGCGCGCCGCGCAGCGCGCTTTGCGGCGACGGTGCGCGACATCGCCGAGGTCCTCGCGGAGCTGCCGCCGCTCGGGCACTACCGGCCGCTCCCGCTTCGCGTCGCCTACCACGACGCCTGCCATCTTCTCCATGGCCAGCGCATCTACCGCCAGCCGCGCGACCTGCTGGCGAGGGTCCCGGAGCTGACGGTGGTCGAGCTGGCCGAGCCCGAGATCTGCTGCGGCAGCGCCGGCGTCTACAACCTTCTCCAGCCGGCACCGGCGCGCGCCCTCGGCGACCGGAAGGCGGCGGGCATCCTCGCCAGCGGCGCCGAGGCACTGGCGAGCGGCAACCCCGGCTGCCTTCTCCATCTCGCGCGTGCCCTCGCCCGCGCCGGCCGGCCGCTGCCGACCTACCATCCTGTTCAGCTGCTCGATGCCTCGCTGCGCGGCGCGACGCTTCCTGCCAGCCGGTAGCGGGCGACAGAGCCGGCGAGACGCGGGAGCTCGAGCAGCGCGGCCTCGAGGGCGAGCCGCGCGTTGACGTTCGCTTCCAACTGCTGGCGGCAGCGGCGAAGGGCCTCGATCGCGGTGCGGAGCGCAGCGGGAGCGCAGGCGCGGGCGGCCGCCTCGATCTCGGCTTGGCGGTCGGGGTTGACGAGCAGGTCGGCTGCGCCGCCGCTCGCCACGACCAGCGCATCGCGCAGCCAGCTCTGCCAGAGGTCGAGCGTCTCATACACCTCTTCGCGGCTTGCCGAAAACCGTGCCGCCAGCTTGCCGGCGCGCTCCAGCCGCTCCACGGTCCCTTCTTCGAGAGCGGCAAGCAGGGCATCGAGCCGCTCGGCGCGGGCGTCGAGAAGGTCGGCGCTGGCGAGCGCCTCAATCGCCCAGCCGATTTTGCCTCTCGCGAGGCGGGCGAGCAGGGCGGCCTGCGCAGGCTCCGCGCCGCGGCGCGCGAGCTCAGCGGCGATCTCCGCTTCCGGCACGAGCCGCAAGTCGAGGCGCTGGCAGCGCGAGCGGATCGTCGGCAGCAGCCGGTCTGGCTCGTTGGCGAGCAGGATGAGGATCGCGTTCGCCGGCGGCTCCTCGAGCGTCTTCAGGAGGGCATTCGACGCCTCGGTCGACAGCCGTTCAGCGCCATCGACGATGACGACGCGAGCCCGCCCTTCGTACGGCTGCAGGGCCAGTTCGGCATGCAGCTCCTGCACTTGGGCGATGCCGATGTTCTTGCGCAGCCGGCCGCTCTCCGATTTCTCGTCGGCGAGCAGCCCGAGCGTGACGACATCGGGATGGAGGCCGCGCGCGACCCGCCGGCAGCTGCGGCACTCTCCGCAGGGCGGCGGCGCTTGGGCGCAGTTGACCGCTTGGGCCAGCGCGAGGGCGAGCGTTCCTTTGCCGACGCGCGGCGGACCGGCGAGGAGATAGGCGTGGTGGAGGCGCCCCTCCCGCAGCGAACGGTCGAGCAGGGCGACGGCCGCCCGCTGACCGACCACCCCCCAGCTAGTCGCCAAGCTCACACCGCATCAGGTCCTCGTAGGTCTCCCGGCGGCGGATCAGCTTCGCCTCGCCGTCGCGCACGAGGACGATCGCCGGCTTGAGCGCCATGTTGTAGTTCGACGCCATCGCCGGCGCATATGCCCCCGCCGCCGGCATCGCGATCAGGTCGCCGGGCTGGATCGCCGGCAGGGCGACATCGCGTGCCAGCAGGTCGCCCGACTCGCAGTACTTGCCCGCGATCGTCACCGTCTCGCACGGCGGCTCCGCCAGCCGGTTGACGACGGCGACCTCATAGCGGGCATCGTAGAGCGCCGGCCGGATGTTGTCGGCCATTCCGCCGTCGACCGAGACGTAGGTGCGGACGCCCGGGATCTCTTTGCGCGCCCCGGCGGTGTAGAGGGCAACGCCGGCACGGCCGACGATCGCGCGTCCGGGCTCGATGCAGACCCGCGGCGCGCCGAGCCGACGCGCTTCTAGTCCCGCCTGGAGCGGCCGCAGAATGCCCTCGGCGTAGTCGGCCGGCGTCGGCGGCGGCGTGTCGGCGAGGTATTGGATGGCGAAGCCGCCGCCGGGGCTCAGCTCCTCGAACCGGAAGCCAGGCACGTCGCGGTGGGCGGCGACAAAGTCCAGCACGACCTCGGCCGCCTCGACGTAGGGCGCGATCTCGAAGATCGGCGAGCCGAGATGGCTGTGGATGCCGATCAGGTCGAGGTGCGGCGCGGCCGCTGCCCGCCGGAGCGCCTCGCTCGCTTGACCGTTGGCGATCGTAAAGCCGAATTTGCTGTCGACGATGCCGGTTGTCGTCTTGTGGTGGGTGTGGGGATCGATTCCCGGCGAGACACGGAGCAGCACGCTCGCCCGGACGCCCCGCTCGCCGGCGAGGCGGTCGAGGGTCTCGAGTTCGGTGAAATTGTCGATAACGTAGCGACCGACCCCGGTTGCGAGCGCCTCGGCCAGCTCCTGTGGCGTCTTGTTGTTGCCGTGGAAGTAGATCGTTTCGGCCGGATAGCCGACGGCGCGGGCGAAGGCGAGCTCGCCGCCCGAGACAACATCCAGTCCGTAGCCTTCCTCGCGCAGGATTTGGAGCAGGGCGAAACCGATATACGCCTTCGAGGCATAGAGCGGCAGCAGGTTCGGATAGCGAGCGCGAAACTCGTCGCGGAAGGCGCGCAGCTGGGCGCGCAGGGTCGCTTCGTCAAAGATGTAGAGCGGCGTGCCGAAGCGGCGCGCAAGATCGGCGAGGTCGCAGCCACCGATACGCATCCCGCTGCTGTCTGCCTCTGCAGTGAGGGGAAAGAGAGCGGCGAGGTCGCGGCCGTGAACGTTCAGCATCCTTTCCTCCGAGGCCTGCCTCGATTATAGGGAGCGCCCGTTCCCCCGGGGAGGCGATCGCCGGCGCAGCAGCGTCAGCGCGACGACCAGCCACGCCGCCGCGCTGAGCGCCGCTCCGACGGCGAATGACGCCGGCCGGTAGGCGAGCTCGACGACATGCTGCCCCGCCGAGAGCGGCACGCCGACCAGCACGCCATCGACTGTGATCAGCGGGGCAGGTCTGCCGTCGACCTGCGCCGTCCATCCGGGGTAGGCGCTCTCGAGGATGCGCAGGAAGCCGGGCTCGGGGCTCGCCGTCTCAATGCGGTACCAGCCGGGCGCGCGCTCGACCACGCGCACCGCTCGCTCGGCGGTCGGCGGTCCTTCCGGCGGCGGGATCGGCGGCCGCCCGATCAGGATGACCGTGTCGTCGTCAAGGGCGGGGTCGGTGAGACGGCGCAGCGCGGCCGCTTCCTCCGTCACGACGACGGCGCGCGCTGCCCAGCTGACAAGCGGACGCGTTCCGGTGAGCACTCCCCCGCCCGCCACCTCTGCCACACCAAGGCGGGCGAGGGCGCGCGGGTCGTCGCCGGCGGCAGCAAGGGCACGCTCGGTCGACGCCAAGCGGAGGGGGTCGTAGGCGAGGAGATCGCGCCGGCCGACCATGAGACCGCGGTTCGGCAGCGCCGCCGCCGCTTCGGGGAAGGGGAAGGGCCGCTGGTAGCTGCTGAGTGAGAAGGCGGCGAAGAAGCGGTCGAGGAACACTGGCTCGGGCGTGAGCAGCGGTCCGCCTGGCGGCGGAGGGGGCCAGCCGGCCGGCCCGAGCGGCAGCAGCGGCCGCGCGAAAAGCACGAGCTCGACCGCGACAGCGCCGAGCACGAGCCCCAGGCCGCCGCGCCTGCCGCTGAGGGCGACCATGCCCGCCGCGCCGACGATGAGCAGGCCGCTGCGCAGGAAGGGGGCGCCGCCAATCCCGAGCCCCGCAAGCCCGCCAGCGGCGAGCCCAAGGCCGACCGCGCCAGTGACGAGCGCGGCGCGCCGCCGCGCTGCCGAGGGAAGGGTGGCCGCGCGCGCCAGCCCCGCCGCCGCGGCGAGCGCCAGCCCAAAATCGGCGAGTATGAGGAAGCGCCCAGCGCCGCGCAGGAGGTCGCCGCCTGCCAGCAGCCGCCCGGCCGGGCCGACACCGGGCAGCCCGGGCAGAAAGGCGAGCGCCACGCCGACCGCAACGAGCAGCCACGGCAGCCCGCGCCGGCCGAGTGCCGCGACGGGGAGCGCGAGCAGCCCGATTGTCCAGCACCATTCCCAGAAGCCGACCGGACCGCGATAGTCGCCGGCCGCCGGCGTGCCGAGCAGGTCTGGCGCGATGAGCAGGAGGGCGGCCCACGGCGGCGGGTCGTACGGGGCGACGAGCGGCTCGGCCAACCCCTCTGCCCGCACCGAGCGCATCAGCAGTTCCGCTGCCGGCACGGCCTGCGCTGCGGCCAGCGCCAGCCCCAGCCCGATGGCCGCGGCGAGCGTCAGCGGCAGGCCGAGCGTCGTCCGTCGCTCCGGCGCTTCCCGCATCCCAAACCAGGCGCCGCTTATAAGGCTGGCAAGCGCAACGATCAGCCACGCTTGGGGATGCCCGTCCAGCCAGGCGAGGGCGAGCACGATCGCGGGACGGAGCGCCGCCCGCGGATGCCGAGGAGCGCGCGGCCAGGCTGCGACGGCCAGCCCCAGCCAAGCGGCGGTCGCGAAGAACGGCGGAAAGACGGCCCGGGCAGCAAGCGCCCCCGAGAGCGGGAAGACCACGCCGGCGAGCGCTGCCGGCCACGGCGGCAGGTCGAGCCG
This Dehalococcoidia bacterium DNA region includes the following protein-coding sequences:
- the lysA gene encoding diaminopimelate decarboxylase, yielding MLNVHGRDLAALFPLTAEADSSGMRIGGCDLADLARRFGTPLYIFDEATLRAQLRAFRDEFRARYPNLLPLYASKAYIGFALLQILREEGYGLDVVSGGELAFARAVGYPAETIYFHGNNKTPQELAEALATGVGRYVIDNFTELETLDRLAGERGVRASVLLRVSPGIDPHTHHKTTTGIVDSKFGFTIANGQASEALRRAAAAPHLDLIGIHSHLGSPIFEIAPYVEAAEVVLDFVAAHRDVPGFRFEELSPGGGFAIQYLADTPPPTPADYAEGILRPLQAGLEARRLGAPRVCIEPGRAIVGRAGVALYTAGARKEIPGVRTYVSVDGGMADNIRPALYDARYEVAVVNRLAEPPCETVTIAGKYCESGDLLARDVALPAIQPGDLIAMPAAGAYAPAMASNYNMALKPAIVLVRDGEAKLIRRRETYEDLMRCELGD
- a CDS encoding YfhO family protein, coding for MAKRSRALAPAVFLLAVVLAWGGEILLGAVPTWGATALQSQPWQHAVVAAYRAGRLPLWASESGLGAPLAANPQAAAFSPFIVLSILVGAERGLALSLLAHAALAAFGAFFAARRLDLPPWPAALAGVVFPLSGALAARAVFPPFFATAAWLGLAVAAWPRAPRHPRAALRPAIVLALAWLDGHPQAWLIVALASLISGAWFGMREAPERRTTLGLPLTLAAAIGLGLALAAAQAVPAAELLMRSVRAEGLAEPLVAPYDPPPWAALLLIAPDLLGTPAAGDYRGPVGFWEWCWTIGLLALPVAALGRRGLPWLLVAVGVALAFLPGLPGVGPAGRLLAGGDLLRGAGRFLILADFGLALAAAAGLARAATLPSAARRRAALVTGAVGLGLAAGGLAGLGIGGAPFLRSGLLIVGAAGMVALSGRRGGLGLVLGAVAVELVLFARPLLPLGPAGWPPPPPGGPLLTPEPVFLDRFFAAFSLSSYQRPFPFPEAAAALPNRGLMVGRRDLLAYDPLRLASTERALAAAGDDPRALARLGVAEVAGGGVLTGTRPLVSWAARAVVVTEEAAALRRLTDPALDDDTVILIGRPPIPPPEGPPTAERAVRVVERAPGWYRIETASPEPGFLRILESAYPGWTAQVDGRPAPLITVDGVLVGVPLSAGQHVVELAYRPASFAVGAALSAAAWLVVALTLLRRRSPPRGNGRSL
- the holB gene encoding DNA polymerase III subunit delta', with product MATSWGVVGQRAAVALLDRSLREGRLHHAYLLAGPPRVGKGTLALALAQAVNCAQAPPPCGECRSCRRVARGLHPDVVTLGLLADEKSESGRLRKNIGIAQVQELHAELALQPYEGRARVVIVDGAERLSTEASNALLKTLEEPPANAILILLANEPDRLLPTIRSRCQRLDLRLVPEAEIAAELARRGAEPAQAALLARLARGKIGWAIEALASADLLDARAERLDALLAALEEGTVERLERAGKLAARFSASREEVYETLDLWQSWLRDALVVASGGAADLLVNPDRQAEIEAAARACAPAALRTAIEALRRCRQQLEANVNARLALEAALLELPRLAGSVARYRLAGSVAPRSEASSS